A genomic stretch from Edaphobacter aggregans includes:
- a CDS encoding acyl-CoA desaturase: MSPSVITPEEVTTAQAAAARTATIPAVVEVKMKVKQDLRMGREYQQGRINWITTIAMGLFHVGAVAALFFFSWKNLAAFVIMYFFAINVGIGVAYHRLLTHRGYKTPKWVEYFVTMCGCLALEGGPIFWVATHRVHHQNSDQEGDPHTPHDGTWWAHAGWILSGRAMHSETALLGRYAPDLTRDPVHVWLSKYHYIPLVVTGVLQIMIGALLSPAHPVIGGLGMVLWGTFLRVTVGLHATWLVNSATHLWGKRRFETKDDSRNNWWVAILTGGEGWHNNHHAHPVSARHGLEWYEFDINYYCIWVLSKLGLAEKVQIAKFDKNNPKPAGA, encoded by the coding sequence ATGAGCCCCTCCGTTATCACCCCCGAAGAAGTCACGACAGCCCAGGCTGCCGCAGCGCGCACTGCCACCATCCCGGCCGTCGTTGAAGTCAAGATGAAGGTCAAGCAGGACCTGCGCATGGGCCGCGAGTACCAGCAAGGCCGCATCAACTGGATCACGACCATCGCCATGGGCCTCTTCCACGTCGGCGCCGTTGCAGCTCTCTTCTTCTTCTCCTGGAAGAATCTGGCCGCCTTCGTCATCATGTACTTCTTCGCCATCAACGTTGGTATCGGCGTGGCCTATCACCGCCTGCTCACCCATCGCGGCTACAAAACTCCCAAGTGGGTCGAGTACTTCGTCACGATGTGCGGCTGCCTCGCACTCGAGGGCGGCCCGATCTTCTGGGTAGCCACTCATCGCGTCCATCATCAGAACTCCGACCAGGAAGGCGACCCACACACACCCCACGACGGCACCTGGTGGGCACACGCCGGCTGGATCCTCTCCGGCCGCGCCATGCACTCTGAGACCGCTCTCCTCGGCCGCTACGCCCCCGACCTCACCCGCGACCCAGTCCACGTCTGGCTCAGCAAGTACCACTACATTCCTCTGGTCGTCACCGGAGTCCTTCAGATCATGATCGGCGCTCTTCTCAGCCCTGCTCATCCCGTCATCGGCGGTCTCGGCATGGTTCTCTGGGGAACCTTCCTCCGCGTCACCGTTGGCCTCCACGCTACCTGGCTCGTCAACTCCGCCACGCACCTCTGGGGCAAGCGCCGCTTCGAGACCAAGGACGACTCCCGCAACAACTGGTGGGTCGCCATCCTCACCGGCGGCGAGGGCTGGCACAACAACCACCACGCCCACCCGGTCAGCGCCCGCCACGGCCTCGAATGGTACGAGTTCGACATCAACTACTACTGCATATGGGTTCTCTCGAAGCTTGGCCTCGCCGAAAAGGTTCAGATCGCCAAATTCGACAAGAACAACCCCAAACCCGCCGGCGCATAG
- a CDS encoding DUF4157 domain-containing protein has translation MFAPLLAKPKTKPASQVSAQRPGQSAAAEPQILPNLLGNQAMSRICPATELAYAKLKIGRTDDPLEREADRVASAILRMPDQRFGSPPSVSTGGFDNGKSEYLHTKRAGAAPPLAPPIVHEVLRSPGHPLDSETRAFMEPRFGQNFSQVRLHTDQRAGQSARAINALAYSAGHHLVFGANQYSPTAPSSRHLIAHELAHFLQQRFAANSPVLRRQSAPDVQAPDVQVPDTPVETTGRSQFQGHVGDDLAVKILELADKGNLDSALYKDAIRTSGPVEKRYVYRNSYVFDRLADILDPTSYDQCVALLDPDPRGRVLARMSRLKAGMSRLKKKYGLGEISEDGARWTEDELVIADRNFSKMSKADQEMLHGLHLIRKNEIPAEERHGKKFKIAGLTSGGNTMQLTQSAFGNPSREGSTILHEAGHLIQQKQPIAGMEGLRASKTFTDMEAARLKSNDAAKEAAKTPGANPDFASSVNLMVAAVAALVDVPPESVQDNIDRLSVAEGQADHDRAGEHSKPWLDAYDRLKEYARTVKVWATEKQKIESLPADIEKSFIGIVNKYRLNNPSFAPFTDYVAHSWPEKPQEFLVQCYSSWRSDPDYMRSHAPKLFEWFESGGHRGINKPTK, from the coding sequence ATGTTCGCTCCGCTGCTCGCGAAGCCGAAGACGAAGCCAGCCAGCCAGGTTTCAGCACAGCGACCCGGCCAGTCTGCCGCAGCAGAACCACAGATTCTTCCGAACTTGTTAGGGAATCAGGCAATGAGCCGGATTTGTCCTGCTACCGAACTGGCATACGCGAAACTGAAGATCGGCCGAACCGATGACCCGCTCGAGCGCGAGGCGGATCGAGTTGCATCCGCGATTCTCCGTATGCCTGACCAGCGGTTCGGCTCCCCACCTTCCGTATCTACGGGCGGCTTCGACAACGGCAAGAGCGAATATCTACATACGAAACGTGCAGGAGCAGCCCCGCCGCTTGCTCCGCCCATCGTTCATGAAGTTCTTCGCTCCCCCGGGCATCCGCTCGATTCCGAGACACGCGCGTTCATGGAACCTCGGTTCGGTCAAAATTTCAGCCAGGTGCGTCTGCATACCGACCAGCGAGCCGGGCAATCTGCACGTGCGATAAACGCTTTGGCTTATAGTGCAGGCCATCACCTGGTGTTTGGTGCGAATCAGTATTCACCAACGGCTCCTTCCTCTCGCCACCTTATCGCGCATGAACTGGCGCATTTCCTGCAGCAGCGCTTTGCAGCGAATTCCCCTGTATTGCGGCGTCAGTCCGCGCCGGACGTACAAGCACCGGACGTACAAGTACCGGACACGCCAGTCGAAACCACTGGACGGTCGCAATTCCAAGGACACGTAGGAGACGATCTTGCCGTTAAAATTCTCGAACTGGCGGATAAGGGCAATCTCGATTCCGCTTTATACAAGGACGCTATCCGGACTTCCGGACCGGTTGAAAAGCGATATGTCTACCGTAATTCCTATGTTTTTGACAGGCTCGCGGATATTCTGGACCCGACTTCCTATGACCAATGCGTGGCATTGTTGGATCCGGACCCGCGAGGCAGGGTACTGGCGAGGATGTCGAGACTCAAGGCGGGGATGTCGAGACTCAAAAAGAAATACGGTCTCGGCGAGATCTCCGAGGACGGCGCCCGATGGACTGAAGATGAACTGGTGATTGCCGACCGCAACTTCTCGAAGATGTCCAAAGCCGACCAGGAGATGCTCCACGGACTCCATCTGATCCGGAAGAATGAGATCCCTGCCGAAGAGCGGCACGGAAAGAAGTTCAAAATCGCGGGACTTACCAGTGGCGGCAACACCATGCAGCTAACCCAGAGTGCATTCGGCAATCCATCCCGCGAAGGATCCACGATCCTTCATGAGGCGGGTCACCTGATACAGCAGAAGCAGCCTATTGCGGGCATGGAAGGGCTCCGCGCGTCCAAGACATTTACGGACATGGAAGCGGCGCGGCTAAAGTCCAACGACGCGGCTAAGGAAGCAGCGAAGACCCCTGGCGCGAACCCGGACTTTGCTAGCTCCGTGAACCTGATGGTGGCCGCCGTAGCTGCTCTCGTTGATGTTCCGCCGGAGTCGGTACAAGACAACATAGACCGACTGAGCGTGGCTGAAGGCCAAGCGGATCACGATCGGGCAGGGGAGCATTCAAAGCCCTGGCTTGATGCTTACGACCGCCTGAAAGAATATGCCAGAACCGTCAAGGTGTGGGCGACTGAGAAGCAGAAGATAGAAAGTCTGCCTGCTGACATTGAGAAGAGCTTTATTGGCATCGTTAATAAATATAGGCTCAATAACCCGAGCTTTGCTCCGTTCACCGACTACGTAGCGCATTCCTGGCCGGAGAAACCGCAGGAGTTTCTGGTTCAGTGCTACTCTTCGTGGCGTTCCGATCCGGACTACATGCGGAGTCATGCGCCCAAGCTCTTTGAATGGTTTGAGAGCGGCGGACATCGCGGGATCAACAAGCCCACCAAGTAG
- a CDS encoding DUF3011 domain-containing protein, whose translation MKLTSQLLLLFALLGCYCQCQGQTITCSSNDGRRNFCSVNTRGGVRLSRQISGSACIQNQTWGWDNSGVWVDRGCRAEFVVGGGGGNWGGNNQGQTVTCSSNDGRRNFCNVDTRGGVRLNRQISGSACVQNQTWGFNNNSIWVDRGCRAEFIVGSGSGGGNNWNPGRPGQGGGQTITCSSNDGRRNFCNVDTRGGVRLNRQISGSACVQNQTWGWNNNSIWVDRGCRAEFIVGR comes from the coding sequence ATGAAACTCACGTCACAACTTCTCCTGCTCTTCGCACTCCTTGGCTGTTACTGCCAGTGTCAAGGACAGACCATCACCTGCTCCTCCAACGACGGCCGCCGCAACTTCTGCAGCGTCAATACCCGCGGTGGCGTCCGTCTCTCCCGCCAGATCAGTGGCTCCGCCTGCATCCAGAACCAGACCTGGGGATGGGACAACAGCGGCGTATGGGTCGACCGCGGCTGTCGCGCTGAATTCGTCGTCGGGGGCGGCGGCGGCAACTGGGGCGGAAATAATCAAGGCCAGACCGTCACCTGTTCCTCCAACGACGGCCGACGCAACTTCTGCAATGTTGATACCCGCGGTGGCGTCCGCCTCAACCGTCAAATCAGCGGCTCCGCCTGCGTTCAGAACCAGACCTGGGGATTCAACAACAACAGCATCTGGGTCGACCGTGGCTGTCGCGCCGAATTCATCGTCGGAAGCGGAAGTGGCGGCGGAAACAATTGGAACCCTGGACGTCCCGGTCAGGGAGGAGGCCAAACCATTACCTGTTCCTCCAACGACGGCCGACGCAACTTCTGCAATGTTGATACCCGCGGTGGTGTCCGCCTCAACCGTCAAATCAGCGGCTCCGCCTGCGTTCAGAATCAAACCTGGGGATGGAACAACAACAGCATCTGGGTCGACCGCGGCTGTCGCGCCGAATTCATCGTCGGTCGCTAA
- a CDS encoding sensor histidine kinase, which yields MNINRRRGAIATFITLGVLLVGLAVTQSAWILLHERTVALAVLAIILFSLLIAGVVLNTVFLVREIRRNERQDSFLNAVTHELKTPIASIRLYLETLQRRPVDEHQRQQFYSIMLADSDRLLATVEQVLKAGQLGQKHRQQNRTLIDLAALVADCIDITLQRHHLEPDSIVLEPVPGAVRLHVQGIAEDLRTAVLNLLDNAVKYSPSGVHVRCSLAITHYTWATLRITDTGLGLPPNQNKRIFNRFYRVPGRYTVKIKGTGLGLFLVRNIARQHGGEATATSPGVNQGTTITLTLPLATPTATPSLATSSEKA from the coding sequence ATGAACATTAACCGACGCCGCGGAGCCATCGCCACCTTCATCACCCTCGGCGTCCTCCTCGTTGGCCTCGCCGTCACCCAGAGCGCCTGGATCCTCCTTCACGAGCGCACCGTCGCCCTCGCCGTCCTTGCCATTATCCTCTTCTCACTACTCATCGCCGGAGTCGTCCTCAACACCGTCTTCCTCGTCCGCGAAATCCGCCGCAACGAGCGCCAGGACTCCTTCCTCAACGCCGTCACCCACGAGCTCAAAACCCCCATTGCCAGCATCCGCCTCTACCTCGAAACCCTCCAGCGCCGCCCCGTCGACGAACACCAACGCCAGCAGTTCTACTCCATCATGCTCGCCGACTCCGACCGCCTCCTCGCCACCGTCGAACAGGTCCTCAAAGCCGGTCAGCTTGGCCAAAAGCATCGCCAGCAGAACCGCACCCTAATCGACCTCGCCGCTCTCGTCGCCGACTGCATCGACATCACCCTCCAGCGCCACCATCTCGAACCCGACAGCATCGTCCTCGAGCCCGTCCCCGGAGCCGTCCGCCTTCACGTCCAGGGCATCGCCGAAGACCTCCGCACCGCCGTCCTCAACCTCCTCGACAACGCCGTCAAATACTCCCCCAGCGGAGTCCACGTCCGCTGCTCCCTCGCCATCACGCACTACACCTGGGCCACCCTCCGCATCACCGACACCGGCCTCGGCCTCCCGCCCAACCAGAACAAGCGCATCTTCAACCGCTTCTACCGAGTCCCCGGCCGTTACACCGTCAAGATCAAAGGCACCGGCCTTGGCCTCTTCCTCGTCCGCAACATTGCCCGTCAACACGGAGGCGAAGCCACCGCCACCAGCCCGGGCGTCAACCAGGGAACCACCATCACTCTCACCCTTCCGCTCGCAACCCCCACCGCAACTCCGTCGCTCGCCACATCATCGGAGAAAGCATGA
- a CDS encoding response regulator transcription factor, with protein sequence MTEAPLIVVVEDEEHLAQGLLFNLQAEGYRTHHESDGDSALTYLLATKEPIAAIVLDCMLPGQDGFAIARALREAQHYMPILMLTARSRPEDVLEGLEAGADDYLPKPFDLNILLVRIKSLLRRTAWQRPQVSDTAEPEPPPPNAEYAFNHRTIRFDTLELIAPNRITQLTLMEADLLRYLTDREGQIVSRKDILEQVWRVHEDTDTRAIDNFIVRLRRYIEDDPSNPQHLVTVRGVGYRFLANP encoded by the coding sequence ATGACCGAAGCCCCACTCATCGTGGTCGTCGAAGACGAAGAGCACCTCGCCCAGGGCCTCCTCTTCAATCTGCAAGCCGAAGGCTACCGCACCCACCACGAATCCGACGGCGATTCCGCCCTCACCTATCTCCTCGCCACCAAAGAGCCCATCGCAGCCATCGTCCTCGACTGCATGCTCCCCGGCCAGGACGGCTTCGCCATCGCCCGCGCACTCCGCGAAGCCCAGCACTACATGCCCATCCTCATGCTCACCGCGCGCTCCCGCCCCGAAGACGTCCTCGAAGGCCTCGAAGCCGGAGCCGACGACTACCTCCCCAAGCCCTTCGACCTCAACATCCTCCTCGTCCGCATCAAGTCCCTCCTCCGTCGCACTGCTTGGCAGCGCCCACAAGTCTCTGACACCGCCGAACCCGAGCCCCCTCCGCCCAACGCCGAATACGCCTTCAACCACCGCACCATCCGCTTCGACACCCTCGAGCTCATCGCCCCCAACCGCATCACCCAGCTCACTCTCATGGAGGCTGACCTACTCCGCTACCTCACTGACCGCGAGGGCCAGATCGTCTCCCGCAAAGACATCCTCGAACAGGTCTGGCGCGTCCACGAAGACACCGACACCCGCGCCATCGACAACTTCATCGTCCGCCTCCGCCGCTACATCGAAGACGACCCCTCCAACCCCCAGCACCTCGTCACCGTCCGAGGCGTAGGCTACCGCTTCCTCGCCAACCCTTAG
- a CDS encoding PadR family transcriptional regulator translates to MGDKTDVWQGTLALMVLKTIETMGPLHGYGIARRIEQTSGDILSLNYGTLYPALLKLEQEGAIASEWGLSENNRKAKFYKLTRAGRRQLHNETRNWEQTTAILARFLAVTEDPS, encoded by the coding sequence ATGGGCGACAAAACCGACGTCTGGCAAGGCACTCTCGCACTGATGGTTCTCAAGACTATCGAAACCATGGGCCCGCTCCACGGCTACGGCATAGCCCGCCGCATCGAGCAGACAAGCGGCGACATCCTCTCCCTCAACTACGGAACCCTCTACCCCGCCCTCCTCAAACTCGAGCAGGAAGGCGCCATCGCCTCCGAATGGGGGCTATCCGAGAACAACCGTAAAGCCAAGTTTTACAAGCTCACCCGAGCAGGCCGCCGCCAACTTCATAACGAAACCCGCAACTGGGAGCAGACCACCGCCATCCTCGCCCGCTTTCTCGCCGTCACGGAGGACCCATCATGA
- a CDS encoding ABC transporter permease codes for MNRLRAWLLKLAGVVPSQQKEQEFADEIDSHLQMHIDDNLRAGMTPKQARREAILKLGGTEPTKQAHREGRTIPFLQTMLQDIRYALRQLRHSPGFTATAILMLALGIGASIAIFAFVDAALLKPLPYADPNRLADVSERSVAFPRSNLSYQDYLDWKRLNKVFSSLDAYTGSGYLLSTPSGVEPVPAIRVSDGFFRTLGVRPILGRDFYSGEDQPNAAATVILAYSTWQQRFGGRKDIIGQTISLDSTPTTIIGVLPQDFQFAPRGNAELWATLHQLNSCEKRRSCHNLYGVGRLKDGVSVETALADMTSIAKQLEIQYPGPNRGQSAQVGPLSELIVKDVRPILLVLLAGAGLLLLIACVNVASLLLVRSEGRRREFAVRGALGASPSRLVRQFITEGLVLVTAGLISGLAAGYGAMQLLLHLASKDVLTYAPYLRNISLNSHVLAFAAAVALLAAAIFSLTPVLRLPRAALREALNDGDRGSAGTLWRRFGSNLVVLELTIAVVLLVAAGLLGKSFYRLLHVDLSFDPDHLATLQLALPTTTYDKDEKLVTVSQKIIDRASHLPGVTAIATSTLLPVSGNGNTNWIRVVGHPFHGEHNEVNERQVSSDYFKTIKAGLVRGRFFTEQDDATKPHVVVINKVFAQKYFPGEDPIGKQFGDGDLTPKSLVQIIGIVDNIRESALDNEIWPAEYTPQNQDADSYYSLIVRTSQDEKTILPSLAAAVHQVDPGIGTTNPSSMTQLIADSQTAYLHRSAAWLVGGFAALALLLGVVGLYGVIAYSVSQRTREIGVRMALGAARSSVYQLILKEAGWLTAIGIVSGIVCAIAAATLIRKLLFGIHTWDFQTLAAVATLLGISALLASFIPARRAASINPVEALRAE; via the coding sequence ATGAACCGACTACGTGCATGGCTACTCAAACTCGCAGGTGTCGTCCCAAGCCAGCAAAAAGAACAGGAGTTCGCCGACGAGATCGACAGCCACCTCCAGATGCACATCGACGACAACCTCCGCGCCGGGATGACCCCGAAGCAAGCCCGCCGCGAAGCGATCCTCAAGCTCGGCGGCACCGAACCAACAAAGCAGGCCCACCGCGAAGGACGCACCATCCCCTTCCTCCAAACCATGCTTCAGGACATCCGTTACGCCCTTCGCCAGCTACGTCACAGCCCCGGCTTCACCGCCACCGCCATTCTCATGCTCGCCCTCGGCATCGGAGCCAGCATCGCCATCTTCGCCTTCGTCGATGCCGCCCTCCTCAAGCCCCTCCCCTACGCCGACCCCAACCGCCTCGCCGACGTCTCCGAGCGCAGCGTTGCCTTTCCTCGCTCAAACCTCTCCTATCAGGACTATCTCGACTGGAAGCGGCTCAACAAAGTCTTCTCCTCGCTCGACGCCTACACCGGCAGCGGCTACCTCCTCAGTACTCCTTCTGGCGTCGAGCCAGTCCCGGCGATCCGTGTCAGCGACGGCTTCTTCCGCACCCTCGGCGTCCGGCCGATACTCGGACGCGACTTCTACTCCGGCGAAGACCAACCCAACGCCGCAGCCACCGTCATCCTCGCCTATAGCACCTGGCAGCAGCGATTCGGCGGACGCAAAGACATCATCGGCCAGACCATTAGCCTCGACTCCACACCCACCACCATCATCGGTGTGCTTCCCCAGGACTTCCAGTTCGCCCCGCGCGGCAACGCCGAACTCTGGGCAACCCTTCACCAGCTCAACAGCTGTGAGAAACGCCGCAGTTGCCACAACCTCTATGGAGTCGGTCGTCTCAAGGACGGTGTCTCGGTCGAAACGGCCCTCGCCGATATGACTTCCATCGCCAAACAGCTCGAGATACAGTATCCCGGCCCGAACCGTGGCCAGAGCGCCCAAGTAGGCCCGCTCTCCGAACTCATCGTCAAAGACGTCCGTCCCATTCTGCTTGTGCTCTTGGCAGGAGCCGGCCTTCTGCTCCTCATCGCCTGCGTCAACGTAGCAAGCCTGTTGCTCGTTCGCTCTGAAGGCCGCCGTCGCGAGTTCGCCGTGCGTGGCGCTCTCGGAGCTTCACCCTCTCGCCTCGTCCGACAATTCATTACCGAAGGCCTCGTGCTGGTCACCGCAGGTTTGATCTCCGGCCTCGCCGCCGGCTACGGAGCGATGCAGCTCCTGCTACACCTCGCCTCCAAAGACGTGCTCACCTACGCGCCATACCTGCGCAACATCAGTCTCAACTCGCACGTATTGGCCTTCGCCGCCGCTGTTGCTCTGCTGGCAGCTGCAATCTTCTCCCTCACGCCCGTCCTTCGCCTGCCGCGAGCAGCCCTGCGCGAAGCCCTCAACGACGGCGACCGTGGATCCGCCGGAACTCTCTGGCGCCGCTTTGGCTCAAACCTCGTTGTACTCGAACTCACCATCGCCGTCGTCCTCCTCGTAGCCGCGGGCCTGCTAGGCAAGAGCTTCTATCGCCTCCTCCACGTCGATCTCTCCTTCGACCCCGACCACCTTGCTACACTGCAGCTTGCCTTGCCCACCACCACCTACGACAAAGACGAAAAGCTCGTCACCGTATCGCAAAAGATCATCGACCGCGCCAGTCATCTTCCCGGCGTCACCGCCATAGCCACGTCCACTCTGCTTCCGGTCAGCGGCAACGGCAACACAAACTGGATTCGTGTCGTGGGCCATCCTTTCCACGGCGAGCACAATGAAGTCAACGAGCGTCAGGTCAGCTCCGATTACTTCAAAACCATCAAAGCAGGGCTCGTGCGCGGTCGTTTCTTCACCGAACAGGACGATGCGACGAAGCCACACGTCGTCGTCATCAATAAAGTCTTCGCGCAAAAATACTTCCCCGGCGAAGATCCCATCGGCAAGCAATTCGGCGACGGCGACCTGACTCCAAAGTCGCTCGTTCAAATCATCGGCATCGTCGACAACATCCGCGAGAGCGCCCTCGACAACGAGATCTGGCCCGCCGAGTACACTCCCCAAAACCAGGATGCCGATTCCTACTACTCCCTCATCGTCCGCACCTCACAGGACGAAAAGACCATCCTGCCCAGTCTGGCCGCAGCCGTCCATCAGGTCGATCCCGGCATCGGCACCACCAATCCATCCTCCATGACGCAGCTCATCGCCGACTCCCAGACCGCCTATCTCCACCGCTCCGCCGCCTGGCTCGTAGGAGGCTTCGCCGCCCTTGCCCTGCTGCTCGGCGTAGTCGGCCTCTACGGAGTCATCGCCTACTCCGTCAGCCAGCGAACCCGCGAGATCGGCGTCCGCATGGCCCTCGGAGCGGCCCGCAGTTCCGTCTACCAACTCATCCTCAAAGAAGCCGGCTGGCTCACCGCCATAGGTATCGTCTCTGGCATCGTCTGCGCGATAGCCGCCGCTACCCTGATCCGCAAGCTCCTCTTCGGCATCCACACCTGGGACTTCCAAACCCTCGCCGCAGTCGCCACACTCCTCGGCATCTCCGCACTCCTCGCCAGCTTCATCCCGGCCCGACGAGCAGCCTCCATCAACCCGGTAGAAGCCCTGCGAGCGGAATAG
- the lptF gene encoding LPS export ABC transporter permease LptF, which translates to MRIFTRYILREVISHGLLGGVIFTFVLFTRDLGKILELIVRDSASAADVARILAYTLPNVLIVTIPMAVLVGILLGLSRLASDSEITAMRASGMGALDFVGIVAIVSAIALALGLFNSLYLAPRSAAALLSLEDSLKSSQASFEVEPRVFYEDFKNYVLYIQDVRPAAGASLWHHVFLADLTQPATPHITTADEAVVVAGSDATGDAQTIRLHLMHGGQHQTSSSDPNQYNISTFNTTDLPIETGAQEDAHLGHADTPILALPLSELWRLGNAPGNDVPGHPNRSYRIEFNKRFSYPFACLVLMLVGVPLGLSSKRGGKSTGFVLTILLVFVYYFLSSVGVALARNGKLSPFTGVWGANLIFAAAGALLLYQMSRGGIALSLVSSIGVWINKLIARFSRKNNNHSPQTKFDIATILRRFRSTTRMQFPLLLDDYVMREYATNFGLVLFSFSILFIIFTFFELIGDIIRNRTPLVTVGDYLINLIPFIVYQVTPLCALVAVLITFGSLSKTSEITAMKATGTSLYRIITPVLVTTLLISIGLFAFDEFYLPAANRRQEALRSVIKDKPARTFLRPDRNWISGQTNNAGDPARIFYYQYFDASRDAFANLTVFEFEPNTFILRRRIFAASTHWDDQTNRWIFENGWERTFSGDTIASYKPFTLATFPEIHEQPAYFKKEDRPSQEMSYNELSTYIADLKQSGFDTKRLSVQLNKKLAYPLITLVMAILAIPFSLSMGKRGSLAGIAIAIGLAIAYQVVAGLFEAMGNVNTLPAMLAAWTPDLLFGLAGTYLLLRSPS; encoded by the coding sequence ATGCGCATCTTCACCCGTTACATCCTTCGCGAAGTCATCTCCCACGGCCTCCTTGGCGGGGTGATCTTCACCTTTGTCCTCTTCACGCGCGACCTCGGCAAGATCCTCGAGCTCATCGTGCGCGACTCCGCATCTGCCGCCGACGTAGCCCGCATCCTCGCCTACACTCTCCCCAACGTCCTCATCGTGACCATACCGATGGCCGTGCTGGTCGGCATTCTCCTCGGCCTCTCCCGCCTCGCCTCCGACAGCGAAATCACCGCCATGCGTGCCTCCGGCATGGGAGCCCTCGACTTCGTCGGCATCGTCGCCATCGTCTCCGCCATAGCGCTGGCCCTCGGCCTCTTCAACTCCCTTTACCTCGCACCCCGCTCAGCTGCCGCGCTCCTCTCCCTCGAAGACTCCCTCAAATCCTCGCAAGCTTCCTTCGAAGTCGAACCCCGCGTCTTCTACGAGGACTTCAAAAACTACGTCCTCTACATTCAGGACGTCCGCCCCGCCGCCGGAGCCTCTCTCTGGCACCACGTCTTCCTCGCCGACCTCACCCAACCCGCCACCCCTCACATCACCACCGCCGACGAGGCAGTAGTTGTCGCCGGCTCCGACGCCACCGGCGACGCCCAGACCATCCGCCTCCACCTGATGCACGGCGGCCAGCACCAGACCTCATCCTCCGACCCCAACCAATACAACATCTCCACCTTCAACACCACCGACCTCCCCATCGAGACAGGCGCCCAGGAAGACGCCCACCTCGGCCACGCCGACACCCCCATCCTCGCCCTTCCCCTCTCCGAGCTCTGGCGTCTCGGCAACGCCCCCGGCAACGACGTCCCCGGCCATCCCAACCGCAGCTACCGCATCGAGTTCAACAAGCGCTTCTCCTATCCCTTCGCCTGCCTCGTCCTCATGCTCGTCGGCGTGCCCTTAGGACTCTCCTCCAAGCGCGGCGGAAAATCCACCGGCTTCGTCCTCACCATCCTGCTCGTCTTCGTCTACTACTTCCTCTCGTCCGTCGGCGTCGCTCTCGCCCGCAACGGCAAGCTCTCGCCCTTCACCGGAGTCTGGGGAGCGAACCTCATCTTCGCCGCCGCCGGCGCCCTGCTCCTCTATCAAATGTCCCGCGGAGGCATCGCCCTCTCACTCGTCTCCTCCATCGGCGTCTGGATCAACAAGCTCATCGCCCGCTTCTCCCGCAAAAATAACAATCATTCCCCCCAAACCAAGTTCGACATCGCAACCATCCTCCGCCGTTTCCGCAGCACCACACGCATGCAGTTCCCTCTCCTGCTCGACGACTACGTCATGCGTGAATACGCCACCAACTTCGGCCTCGTCCTCTTCTCCTTCTCCATCCTCTTCATCATCTTCACCTTCTTCGAGCTCATCGGCGACATCATCCGCAACCGCACTCCCCTCGTCACCGTAGGCGACTACCTCATCAACCTCATCCCCTTCATCGTCTACCAGGTCACGCCCCTCTGCGCCCTCGTCGCCGTTCTCATCACCTTCGGCTCTCTCAGCAAAACCTCCGAGATCACCGCCATGAAGGCCACCGGCACCAGCCTCTACCGCATCATCACGCCAGTCCTCGTCACCACCCTGCTCATCTCCATCGGCCTCTTCGCCTTCGACGAGTTCTATCTCCCCGCCGCCAACCGCCGCCAGGAAGCCTTGCGCTCTGTCATCAAGGACAAGCCCGCCCGTACCTTCCTCCGTCCCGACCGCAACTGGATCTCCGGCCAGACCAACAACGCCGGCGATCCCGCCCGTATCTTTTACTACCAGTACTTCGACGCCAGCAGAGACGCCTTCGCCAACCTCACCGTCTTCGAGTTCGAGCCCAACACCTTCATCCTGCGCCGCCGCATCTTCGCCGCCTCCACCCACTGGGACGACCAAACCAATCGCTGGATCTTCGAAAACGGCTGGGAGCGCACCTTCTCCGGCGACACTATCGCTTCCTACAAGCCCTTCACCCTCGCCACCTTCCCCGAGATCCACGAGCAGCCCGCCTACTTCAAAAAAGAAGACCGCCCCTCCCAGGAGATGTCCTACAACGAGCTCTCCACCTACATCGCCGACCTCAAGCAATCCGGCTTCGACACCAAACGCCTCTCCGTCCAGCTCAACAAGAAGCTGGCCTACCCACTCATCACCCTAGTCATGGCCATCCTGGCCATCCCTTTCTCTCTCTCGATGGGCAAACGAGGTTCGCTAGCCGGAATAGCCATCGCCATAGGCCTCGCCATCGCCTACCAGGTCGTCGCAGGCCTCTTCGAAGCCATGGGCAACGTCAACACCCTACCCGCCATGCTAGCCGCCTGGACTCCAGACCTCCTCTTCGGCCTAGCCGGCACCTACCTCCTACTCCGCTCCCCCAGCTAG